The Candidatus Deferrimicrobiaceae bacterium genome includes a region encoding these proteins:
- a CDS encoding MBL fold metallo-hydrolase, with product MSSGFAVRPLRSGSSGNLMIVEHAGTVLLVDAGLPSQRGLVQALSEGGYTWEDIDAVLVSHLHGDHIHPSAVACCARHEVPILLHEENVRPFSRRILPRSALSGPVCTFDSTEFAVGAIRVRPFPVPHDAVGVTCGFLFTGRGAGREIRVAVATDLGHGGNGLFEEFVDSDLILIESNYDPGMLAASSRMDRTRVDSEVGHLSNEQAGKFLARVMLESRTLPQAVVLCHLSADHNTPGKAVGAVREILTRYGFGRVPVHAARRHGPSPRFLAVDMPRR from the coding sequence TTGAGTAGCGGATTCGCCGTCCGGCCCCTGCGAAGCGGCAGTTCCGGGAACCTCATGATCGTCGAGCACGCGGGCACGGTCCTGCTGGTGGATGCCGGTCTTCCCTCGCAGCGGGGACTCGTCCAGGCGCTCTCCGAGGGCGGGTACACGTGGGAGGACATCGACGCCGTCCTGGTCTCCCATCTCCACGGGGACCACATCCACCCATCCGCCGTCGCCTGCTGCGCCCGCCACGAGGTGCCGATCCTCCTGCACGAGGAGAACGTCCGGCCGTTTTCCCGGCGGATCCTTCCCCGGTCCGCCCTGTCGGGCCCGGTCTGCACCTTCGACTCGACGGAGTTCGCCGTCGGGGCCATACGCGTCCGCCCGTTCCCGGTCCCCCACGACGCCGTAGGGGTGACCTGCGGCTTTCTTTTCACCGGCCGCGGGGCGGGCAGGGAGATCCGCGTCGCCGTCGCCACCGACCTGGGCCACGGCGGGAACGGCCTCTTCGAGGAATTCGTCGACAGCGACCTCATCCTGATCGAGTCGAACTACGACCCGGGAATGCTCGCGGCGAGCTCCCGCATGGACCGCACGAGGGTGGATTCCGAAGTGGGGCACCTGTCCAACGAGCAGGCGGGGAAGTTCCTCGCGCGGGTGATGCTCGAAAGCCGGACTCTTCCGCAGGCGGTCGTCCTGTGCCACCTGAGCGCCGACCACAACACCCCCGGGAAGGCGGTCGGAGCGGTCCGGGAGATCCTCACCCGCTATGGGTTCGGCCGCGTTCCCGTTCACGCCGCACGAAGGCACGGCCCCTCGCCGCGGTTCTTGGCGGTGGATATGCCAAGGCGTTGA